The genomic window CCAGGGCCATGGCGATCATCACCCGCTGGCGCATGCCGCCGGAAAGTTCATGCGGATAGGCCGTGAGGGTGCGCGCAGGGTTGGGCAAACCCACCTGGGCCAGCAGGTCCTCGCAGGCGGCGCGGGCTTGCGACGTGGAGAGCTTCTTGTGCAGAATGAGCGGTTCGGCCACCTGCGCGCCCACGCGCATCACCGGATTGAGCGAGGTCATGGGCTCCTGGAAGATCATGCCGATCTTGGCCCCGCGCACGGCGCGCAGTTCCTCGGCAGGCATGGTTGCCAGATCGCACCCCTCGAACAGGGCGCGCCCCCCGGCGTGGCGTCCGGGCGGCGGCACAAGCCCCAGGATGGACAACGACAGCACGGTCTTGCCGCAGCCCGACTCGCCCACCAGCCCCAGCGTCTCGCCCTGGTCCAGGGTGAAGCTGACGGCGTCCACGGCGGGAGCCGGGCCTTCGGAGGTGTCGAAGGCCGTGCTGAAGGCGTCCAGTTGCAGCAGGTGGTGGTCCATTTTTCCCTTGTGAGCCAAGCGTCCGGCCCGTAGACGTAAGGCTTTCGCAAGGCGATGGCAAGGAGGCCGGAAAAGGTGTCGAACGTAGCGGTTATCGGCGGAGGTTTGGCCGGGTGCGAGTGCGCCATGGCTCTGGCGCGCGCGGGGCGTGCGGTGACGGTCTTCGAGATGAAGCCTCATCGCATGAGTCCGGCGCACCTGAGCCCCCAACTGGGTGAGCTGGTGTGCTCCAACTCTCTTCGCTCCGACGAGGCGGACAGCGCCATCGGGCTTTTGAAGCGCGAGATGGAGAGCCTGGGCAGCCTTGTCATCCAGGCGGCGCGGGCCACCGCCGTGCCTGCGGGCAAGGCCCTGGCCGTGGATCGGGAGCTGTTTGCCGACTTCGTCACCAAGGCCATGGAGGCCGAACCGCTCATCACCGTGGAGCGGCGCGAGATAACCACCCTGGACGATCCGGCCCTGGCCGGGTTCGAGACCATCGTGGTGGCTGCCGGGCCGCTGGCCTCGCCGGAGCTGTCCGAGAGTCTGGCCCAGGCCATCGGCGCGGGCAGCCTGTATTTCTACGACGCCATCGCGCCCATCGTGTTCGCCCATTCCATCGACCGCGATAAGGTGTTCTCCCAGTCGCGCTGGGAGGAGGGCGAGGGCGACTACCTGAACTGCCCCATGGAAAAGGACGAGTACACGGCTTTCCATCAGGCGCTTCTGGACGGCGAGAAGGTCCAGCCGCGCGAGTTCGAGAAGGAGATCCACTTCGAGGGCTGCATGCCCGTGGAGGCCCTGGCCGAGCGCGGCTTCAAGACCCTGGTGTTCGGGCCGCTGAAACCCGTGGGCCTGACCGACCCGAAAACCGGCAGGAGGCCCTACGCCGTGGTGCAGCTGCGCCCCGAGAACGCGGAGCTTTCCACCTACAATCTGGTGGGTTTCCAGACCAAGCTGAAATACCCGGAGCAGGAGCGCGTTTTTCGCATGATTCCGGGCCTTGAGAAAGCCGAGTTCGCACGCCTGGGGTCCATCCACCGCAATACGTACGTGGACGCGCCCAAGGTGCTGACGGAGGGGCTGGAGGTGGCGGCGAAGCCGGGGGTGTTCCTGGCCGGGCAGATCACCGGAGTGGAGGGCTACGTGGAGAGCGCGGCCTGCGGCCTGTGGCTGGGGCATCATCTGGCTGCGGGCATGACCCCGCCGCCGGAAGAGACCGCGTTGGGGGCGCTGCTGGCGCACCTGAGACGACCGGTGAAGAAATTCCAGCCGTCCAACGTGAACTACGGGCTTACGCCTGAGCTCACCGAGCGCGCCAAGAAGGACAGCCGCAAGGCGCTGTACGCGGCGCGGGCCAGGAAGGCGTGGGAGGAGTGGATAGCCTTGAATTCTATTGGCATGCTGAAGGTGTGATATTTCTTACTTATTCCAACGATCGGCGAACAACTTGCAAATATTCATTCCATTGTTCAGTCGTTGCTTCGCTTTTTGCTAAGTTACACCCGAGATGCGTAATTTGTAGGTTTGAGAAATCATAAGATTTATTTTCGCTATCAATTCGATCTCTGGACATTTGTAGAAGGAAATTCGTGCCTTCAAGGGGTATGGGTGTTTCACAGAGGGCGCAACAGCCTGCTTGCTCCCGCCATCTTTGCATTAATAATTGAAATAGATCCGAAATATTCGGGCATCTGCGTGGAGGATAAACACCATTGCGATTTTCCCCGGCACGTTTTATGTCGGTAATAATTAAGTTTATAAGCCGTGAAAATTCTTTTTTAAGAGACTCGTCTGTTGTATTGAGGTCGAGGGCTGCCTGCGCTTCTTGGGTTAACTGAATGTCAACTGGTTCAATTACAAGCTCTAGCAGGCTCTGCATCTCGGCAGGTGACAGTTCAACACATCTTCCAAAATATTTTGGGTTTCCAAGCTGCCTGTATGTTTGTGGAATGACTTCGTGCGCTTTTGGATAATTAAGGACAGTAAAGGCTTTCTCAACTGGGAGAGACCATTCCCAGCGCCCAATCCCGTATTCCTCTACTGCATACCTCCATGAATCTTTCGGGACTATTGTTTTGGTTTCTAGGGGAGTGCGCGGTTCTGCTGAAATGACAGAAAGTATAGATTGTCTGTGGGCAGGGTCTTTTGTGTTGCTTCCGTTGCTTGTTCCGATGGAAATAACAAAATCTTTTCCTCTTCGGAAAACATTTGAAAACTTTTTTGCCGTTTCTTTTTGGGAAAATGATAAGGCCGGCCATTCATTGGACATGGGGCCAAATTCACTTTTCACATATATACGCGAGTCTGGTTGAATAATGTCCCGAATTTTCATGATTTTCCATATGCTGCTTGGTGTTGCTTGGTGAATATAAGTGTATGCTTTGTTCTACGTTTAGACAAGCATCTGCCGTCACCTTTAATCTGAAGAAACCCCGTCAGGCCGCGACATCTGTCTGACAACTCGGACTAGTCTACCCCTCCAGCGTCTCCGCAATCTCTTCAAGCATCTTCTCGGCCACTTCGACCGGGCGCTCGGCCCGGCTGATGGGCCTTCCCACCACCAGATGGTCCGCGCCGGATGCGATGGCCCGGGCCGGGGTCATCACCCGGTGCTGGTCGTCCTTCACGCCGTGGTCCGCCGGGCGGATGCCGGGCGTGACGATAAGAAAATCGTCGCCGTAGACGCGGCGCAAGAGCGCCGCCTCCCTGGCCGAGGCCACCACGCCGCCGCAGCCCGCCGCCAGGGCGATGCCAGCGCGCGCCTCCACCAGATCCTCGATGGTGCCCGGATACCCCAGCTCCGAAAGCTCGGTGTCGCCGTAGCTGGTCATCACCGTGACGCCCAGCACCGTCGTCTCCCCGGCCTGCGCCACAGCCGCGCTGCACACACTGCCCACGTGGGCGTGGATCGTCGCGAGGTTCACGCCGCGCTTGGCGGCCTCGCGCATGGCCATGCCCGTGGTGTTCGGGATGTCCAGGAACTTGAGATCCAGCATCACCTTGTGGCCCATGTCCCGCACGCGCTCCACCAGCCCGAACCCCTCGGCCAGAAACAGCTGAAGCCCGATCTTGTAGTACCCGATGGTTCCGCCCAGCTGCTCCACGAGCTTCAGGGCCTGCCCGGCGTCGTCCACGTCCAGGGCGAAAATGATGCGTTCATTCAGCGGAATGTCTTTCACG from Fundidesulfovibrio putealis DSM 16056 includes these protein-coding regions:
- the trmFO gene encoding methylenetetrahydrofolate--tRNA-(uracil(54)-C(5))-methyltransferase (FADH(2)-oxidizing) TrmFO; this translates as MARRPEKVSNVAVIGGGLAGCECAMALARAGRAVTVFEMKPHRMSPAHLSPQLGELVCSNSLRSDEADSAIGLLKREMESLGSLVIQAARATAVPAGKALAVDRELFADFVTKAMEAEPLITVERREITTLDDPALAGFETIVVAAGPLASPELSESLAQAIGAGSLYFYDAIAPIVFAHSIDRDKVFSQSRWEEGEGDYLNCPMEKDEYTAFHQALLDGEKVQPREFEKEIHFEGCMPVEALAERGFKTLVFGPLKPVGLTDPKTGRRPYAVVQLRPENAELSTYNLVGFQTKLKYPEQERVFRMIPGLEKAEFARLGSIHRNTYVDAPKVLTEGLEVAAKPGVFLAGQITGVEGYVESAACGLWLGHHLAAGMTPPPEETALGALLAHLRRPVKKFQPSNVNYGLTPELTERAKKDSRKALYAARARKAWEEWIALNSIGMLKV
- the pyrF gene encoding orotidine-5'-phosphate decarboxylase, with the protein product MIVKDIPLNERIIFALDVDDAGQALKLVEQLGGTIGYYKIGLQLFLAEGFGLVERVRDMGHKVMLDLKFLDIPNTTGMAMREAAKRGVNLATIHAHVGSVCSAAVAQAGETTVLGVTVMTSYGDTELSELGYPGTIEDLVEARAGIALAAGCGGVVASAREAALLRRVYGDDFLIVTPGIRPADHGVKDDQHRVMTPARAIASGADHLVVGRPISRAERPVEVAEKMLEEIAETLEG
- a CDS encoding ABC transporter ATP-binding protein produces the protein MDHHLLQLDAFSTAFDTSEGPAPAVDAVSFTLDQGETLGLVGESGCGKTVLSLSILGLVPPPGRHAGGRALFEGCDLATMPAEELRAVRGAKIGMIFQEPMTSLNPVMRVGAQVAEPLILHKKLSTSQARAACEDLLAQVGLPNPARTLTAYPHELSGGMRQRVMIAMALACGPKLLIADEPTTALDVTIQKQILELLAALAAPDSGRGLAMLLITHNLGVVAQTCQRVGVMYAGRLVELSPVDKLFDGPLHPYSQGLLASLPKLGPERRRLTPVPGAVPPLTALPTGCHFHPRCPKAFEPCAKLAPPTFRPDEGREVRCWLYGDPGQEGRS